The Fusobacterium sp. genomic interval ACTCCCATATCAGTAAGACTTCCTGTAATATGAGATGTTCTCACTACTACTCCTTTGTATGAAATAAATAATCCATTTTCTACTCCAATCATAAATGGGAGATAGTAAAAAAAAGGAAGAGTATCATATAGAAATGAATATAGAATTAACAAACCACTTCCTAAAGTTATTGAAGCATAGCCATACCGTCTTTTAAGATTAAATTCTCTCTCATCTACAAGAGAACCTGAAATAGTAGTTCCAATGACAAAAGCTATTATAATGGTAAGAACTTTAAAAACCTCATTATAATTTCCCAGAGAAACATTGATGGCAGCTTTAGAAATATTTCCAGTAAAATGAGAAACTGTATAGGAATATTTTACAATACAGATAGCATTGATGTATCCACCTAAGAAGCAAAGCATATAGATCCAATTGAGCAGCATTTTGTTTAATACTTTCATTTAAATCAACTCCAATATAAGTTCATTCTAATAATTTAATATTACAACTTTTTATCAGAATTGACAATAGTTAATTTATATTAAACAAAATATTTTGATTTAATCTAAATTATAAAAAGTATGCTGGTTGTAAAAAAGAGTAGTCCAAGTATTTAGACTGCTCTTTTGTAACTGGAGATATTATTTAAAAGCTATTAAAATATCAAAAATCAATCAAAGATAGATTATTTAGCTATTTTT includes:
- a CDS encoding YoaK family protein; the encoded protein is MKVLNKMLLNWIYMLCFLGGYINAICIVKYSYTVSHFTGNISKAAINVSLGNYNEVFKVLTIIIAFVIGTTISGSLVDEREFNLKRRYGYASITLGSGLLILYSFLYDTLPFFYYLPFMIGVENGLFISYKGVVVRTSHITGSLTDMGVYIGHCIKGKTEDKWKVFFCLFTILSFMAGGFFGIETFYVFKKKAFLIAAFLYIGVGLTYFSIRQRYRKILGYSDLKLY